Within the Bacteroides sp. genome, the region CCCCCACCGGAACGCTGCCATCGCCCATGGCGTTAAGATGATGGCAAGGGAATTGAATGCCAGGTATGTTGTCCTCTGGTCCCAATTTGGAGGGGAAGGGGTGCTTATATCCCAGCAGAGGATGAACAAGCCCGTACTCGCCTTCACTGCTAATGAGAAATCCCTGAACCAGCTTTCGCTGCTATATGGACTGCAACCCGAATACATGGCACAGCCGGAAAGCGGCAGCAGCTTCATCAGGGAGGTGGACAGGCTTTTGCTGGAAAGGGCATGGGCAGAAACAGGGGACACCATCATCATTGCCCTTGGGGAACCCATCGACAGGCTGGGTGTGACCAACAGGCTGGTGGTCCATATAGTCGGGGAAGACTCCTGATTTCCACTCCGCCCCCGATGTTAACATTGAATTGTTAATTTTATTTCTGATCCCATCCTAAAATCCCTTTACTACGGCATTAACTTTACAAATTAGATTTGGATTTTAATGGTTAAGACTAAGGCATTTCTGTTGAATGCGATTTCAGCACTGTATTTGCTAACAACCCCGGTACTAACTTTTGCGGCAGAGAACGGTACCGGGGTTTATCTATTAGGGTCCAGGGACAGGCAGATGGCTGTATTCCATTCAAGGGGCATGTTCCTGCGCAATGATTTCTCTTACCAGACCGGGATGTTTTACGGGATATATATGAATGGGCATAAGTTTGAATCCATCAAGAACTGGGTTGCCGTCAACAATACCAACCTGAATTACTACTCGGACATGAACCTGTTTGGCGGAACCTACATGGCAGGCATCGAATTGAGGCTGGTAAGCAATGAGCTGACCGTTGTGCCGGAGGTGTTCAACGGGATCACAAAAACAAATGAAAACAAGATGGGCCTAGGCGACCTGAAGGTCACCCCGCTGGCCATCGGCTGGGATAACCGGGGATTCTTTCATTATAGTTCGAGCATATCATTCTACTTTCCAACCGGCAATTATGATCCCAAGGGGTATGCCAACACCTGTAAAAACTATTTGTCCATAAACCCGGAATTTGCGATCACCTTTTTTAATGAATATACCAGGACGGATATTTCCGCCGACCTGGGATTGTTGTATAACCTTAAAAATCCGGCCACCAATTACCAGACAGGCGTTGAGCTCTATTCGGAATATGCCTTTGTCCAGGGTATTGAAAGGCACTGGGGATTGGGGCTTGTCGGGTATTTCTATCACCAGCTGACTTCTGATTCGGGTGATGGGGTTCCAGGTGGCGACTACAAAGGCAAATGCAACGGATTGGGGCCCATCATTACCTACGACATGCGCCAGGGCCGCACCACCATTGGCCTTATGGCAAAGATGTATTTCGTGTATGGCAATGAGAACACGCTTTATTCCAATGTTTACACCCTGGGCTTCTCCCTCAGGTTTTGGTAAGAACCTGAATTTTTTCCTGCCTTCCAACACATTATTTTTTATTTTTGAATCCTCCAGGCAATTGAAGCGACCCATAAATGAAGCTATCACATTTCCGAAAAACAGGGTTATTTATTTTTATTCTGTCAATTCATTTTATTTCAATTGAAGCCAGGGCCGATGGACGGCAAAAGATAGACAAGGTCACCCTCCAGAACGGGGATGTAATTACCTGTGAGATCAAACAACTGGAATACGGGCTTTTAAAAGCCAAAACAGATGATGCCGGTACCCTTGAGATAAAATGGAATAAGGTAACCAGGATATCTTCAACCTATATATTT harbors:
- a CDS encoding pyruvate kinase alpha/beta domain-containing protein; its protein translation is PHRNAAIAHGVKMMARELNARYVVLWSQFGGEGVLISQQRMNKPVLAFTANEKSLNQLSLLYGLQPEYMAQPESGSSFIREVDRLLLERAWAETGDTIIIALGEPIDRLGVTNRLVVHIVGEDS
- a CDS encoding transporter, which encodes MVKTKAFLLNAISALYLLTTPVLTFAAENGTGVYLLGSRDRQMAVFHSRGMFLRNDFSYQTGMFYGIYMNGHKFESIKNWVAVNNTNLNYYSDMNLFGGTYMAGIELRLVSNELTVVPEVFNGITKTNENKMGLGDLKVTPLAIGWDNRGFFHYSSSISFYFPTGNYDPKGYANTCKNYLSINPEFAITFFNEYTRTDISADLGLLYNLKNPATNYQTGVELYSEYAFVQGIERHWGLGLVGYFYHQLTSDSGDGVPGGDYKGKCNGLGPIITYDMRQGRTTIGLMAKMYFVYGNENTLYSNVYTLGFSLRFW